A window of Staphylococcus lloydii genomic DNA:
GATGTATTGATAGCCTTTTGAAATTTTTCTACTTCAGCAGATGCATCAGCAATCTTCTCATTGTCGAATGATAAGTCTGGCTCAACTAGTAAATAAGCCTTAGCTATTGCCACACCATCAGAAGCAGCAATCCCCTTAATATAATTAGTCATAATTATTCAGTAAGTCCTTCTTTAGATAATACTTCTGTAATTGCATCAATTGCTTCTGCTTCATCGCTACCATCTACATAAATTGTGATTTCAGCATCTTTACCTACACCTAAACTCATAACACCCATAATAGATTTTAAGTTTACTTTTTTGCTATTGTATTCTAATTGAATATCAGAATCGAATTTTGAAGCAGTTTGTACAAGCATCGTTGCTGGACGTGCGTGAATACCTGTTTCATCAATAATTACGTAAGATTTTTGTTCCATATGTGTAAATCTCCTTCATATAGTTAGAATTGTTAGTTTATTATAAAACTTAACATAGTTTTATACGTTTACATTACCAAAAAAATTATATAAATTCAATTCGTTAAGCCCTAGACATGATAATAATCAGCGATTATTTCCCTGTTTTTTGAAAGCGCTACGACTTAAAAATTTCTTTATATTATTGAGCGAATTACTTTTT
This region includes:
- a CDS encoding phosphocarrier protein HPr, yielding MEQKSYVIIDETGIHARPATMLVQTASKFDSDIQLEYNSKKVNLKSIMGVMSLGVGKDAEITIYVDGSDEAEAIDAITEVLSKEGLTE